ATTGTAAAATGATTTTTTATTTTTTATCAACAATATTCTACTATGTTTAATGAGTTAACAAATGCAGTAAATTATTTGAACGAAGGAAAAGTCATAGAAGCTGGAAAATACCTCATTAACATAACCAAAGATGCAACTGAAGAAGAAACAGTAAAAATAGTGTCAGAAATTGAAAAAGAGATAAGAGAGATAGAAGAGGAAAAGTGGTTATATGAAGTTGATACTAAATTTAAGAAAGAACTTATAGACGTAGTAGCACAGAACATAAAATGTAAAGAAGAAAAAATAAGAATGCTATCACTAATTCTTATAGATAAAATTAGTAAAGGTAATGATATAATCATGAATATGGTTAAGAATCCTTTAAGCGAAAGTAAGCCACATACTTTTATCTAAACCATAGCGTTTATAATATATAGTTTAAAGAAGAATTTGTATATGTTATTCACAATCGAGTTTACTATAAAAATATGATTTTTGTAAATTTTATTTCATCTAATAAGCCGCGGCCGGGATTTGAACCCGGGACCTCTGCCTGCCTTGGCTGTAGCATACCAGGGCAGCGCTCCAGCCACGCTGAGCTACCGCGGCATTAATATCTACTTTATCCTAATTGATAAATTTTATCTTTTACTTTTAGACTCCTGCCTCATTTATTTATAAGCTTCTTATAAGATATGAGAAACGAAATCCAGGAATTAAGGGACATTATAAATATATTAAAAGATATGATGCCTGAAGATTGTGCGGAAATTTTGCAGGAAAAATTCGACATATTATTAAAGGATATTAAAGAAAAAGGATTAGATGAAGTTATAAAAGATTGGTATAAAGATTCAGATGTGGAAGTAATTCTTGAAAGTTAATTTTATTTTTTATTTTTAAATATTTCTGGTAGTTCATTTGATGCTTCTTCTACATCTTTTACTGAATCTATTGATCTCCAGTATACGTTTTCGAATTTCTTTCCTTTTAATAGTCCTTTTTCTGCTAGCGTAGGAAAAGTTAATCTTTCTATATCTCCTTTTTCTGGTAAATATTCAAAGATGTCTTGTTTTAGCACGTAAACTCCAGCATTAACCCAGTAATCTTTCAATACAGGTTTTTCTACAAATTTGATTACTTTGTCATCATTAGTTTGTACTACTCCGTATGGACTTCTAAGTGGTACTAATGCTATTGATGCTAAGGCATCTTGTGTTTTTAATTCTCTAATATCTAAGTTTGTTAGTATATCCCCATTTATAGTGATAAATTCTTCATTTAGGAAAGATTTAACTTGGTATATTGCTCCTCCAGTACCTAATGGTTCTTCTTCTGTGCTGAATAAACATTCTATTTCTAATCTATTTTTATTTTTAGATATCCATTCTGTAAGGACTTCCTTTTTATATCCTGTTAATATTATAAATGAATTTATTCCATAATTTTTAAGCCATTCGATTTGCCATTCTATTATAGGTTTTCCTGCTATCTCTATTAATGGTTTTGGTTTATCATCTGTTAATGGTCTTAAGCGTTTCCCATATCCTCCTGCTAGAATTACAGCTTTCATAAATATATGTGATCTAGTGTAATTTTAAAGCTTTTGACTATATCATTACAATATTACATAAATACGATAGAAGTCCTAATGTAGTATTGACTATTTATTATAATTAAAAAATCTAAAAATAACGAATTTTTGCTAGTAGTTTACTTTAGTATAAAAATATAGTTACTGACTACTAATAATTTAAGATGTTAGTCTTTAATTGCTCCTTCTAGTTTTAATAGTTTTCTTTTTAAATCTACACCTCTAGAATATCCTCCTAAACCATTCTCTGATATGACTCTATGACATGGAATTATTAGTAATATTGGATTTTTTGATAAAGAAACTCCTATAGCTCTTGGGGAAGTTTCAAGAATTCTAGCTAATTCTCCGTAGGTTTTTGTTTTTCCCCAAGGGATTTTCATGACTTCCTTAAATACGGATATTCTAAACGAATTTAATGTATTAATATCTACTGGTTCTCGTAAATCTACTGGTTTTCCTTCAAAATATAAATCTAATTTATAGAAAAAATCTGTAAATTGCGAATTATCCATTGAGTCTTTTTCTACACAATTACAAAAATCTAGCATTATGAATCCTTTTTCACTTTTTGCTACTGTTATATCTCCGAAAGGGCTTTTATAC
This genomic window from Acidianus manzaensis contains:
- a CDS encoding nucleotidyltransferase family protein gives rise to the protein MKAVILAGGYGKRLRPLTDDKPKPLIEIAGKPIIEWQIEWLKNYGINSFIILTGYKKEVLTEWISKNKNRLEIECLFSTEEEPLGTGGAIYQVKSFLNEEFITINGDILTNLDIRELKTQDALASIALVPLRSPYGVVQTNDDKVIKFVEKPVLKDYWVNAGVYVLKQDIFEYLPEKGDIERLTFPTLAEKGLLKGKKFENVYWRSIDSVKDVEEASNELPEIFKNKK
- a CDS encoding methylated-DNA--[protein]-cysteine S-methyltransferase, which gives rise to MIIYGLYKSPFGDITVAKSEKGFIMLDFCNCVEKDSMDNSQFTDFFYKLDLYFEGKPVDLREPVDINTLNSFRISVFKEVMKIPWGKTKTYGELARILETSPRAIGVSLSKNPILLIIPCHRVISENGLGGYSRGVDLKRKLLKLEGAIKD